The DNA region ACATCAATAAGTCCTTCCCGGATCATTTCAGCCAGAACCGGACCAGATCCGGTGTGTATGATGGCAGGCCCACCAACCAGTGCAATTTTACCTCCACGATCCTTAATTTCATTTATTTCCTTTGCCAGACTTTTTATGAGAGTTCTAAGGGGTTTTTCTGATGACGCCCCACTTCCCATGAATTCAAAAACTCCTTTCTTGCCACGGGGCCGTTGTGGTGCCATTACTTTTATCCCTTCACGACCCACCACCACCAGGTCGCCCTTTTTAATCCGACCTATGGGTTTGATAAGGGCCTTCCCGGACTGGGGGTCAACTACAATCATGCAGTCCATTTCTATGTTCTCCACAGGTATCCACTTATCCTGGTAGCGGATAAAGGTAGGATGATTGGTGGTAGAATAGAAGTCATTAGGGAGTGTTTTATCTTTGCTGGCAGCAACTAACTGCACCTCCTGAATCTCCACTACCATGGCACCAATTTCTGCCAGCTCATCCAGAATTTCACCTAAAAGGAGTTCATTCTCAGCTTGAACCTTGATCCTAGCATGACTGGTGTCTTTTTTCCTTTTACCCACCTCAAATTCCAGTATCTGGAAATCACCACCCATGTCCATGATGAGATCCAGGGCTTTGGGTAGGGTGAGGGAGTCGATAATATGTCCGGAAAGTTTAACTTCTCTTGAATGCATTATATAATTCCTCCTAATCCAATTCAGCCGAGCTTTTGAAGAAATAACTTGTTATCAGTTTATTTTAGGATGTGCGTAAATGTGTAAATCTTAATATTCAAAGATTTTCACAGATTCAAGTGGCAATCTATAATTGGGTGCTTATCTATAAATATTTATATAGGGGGTATCTGTGAAAATTTCACACAGAGAATGCTATTTTTCCGGTGATTTTAATAGAAATTTAAACAAATCATATTATTAATATTCATTTCCATATTTTTTTATATTTATGGGTATTTACATCTTAAAATAATAATCTATGGGAAAATTAGGCCTTTATTCAAATTCACACCAGAAATAAAAAGTCTAAAAGTACTTTGGCCGCGTTATGTGATGTAACATCTCCAATGGATGTGGATGAAACTTCAACCACGTCAAATCCAACCACTTCTTTTCCTTTGAGTTGAAAAATCAGGCTTTCCAGTTCCTGGGGGCTTATACCGCAGGGAGCTGGTGTTCCTACACTGGGAGCGAAAGCAGGGTCCAGAACATCCATATCCACGGTTACATAGATGGGTCCATCTATATGGTGAATAATTTTTTCCATCTGGCGGAGGTCTTCCCTTATCTCCTGGGGAGAGTAAAAATCAATACCATTCTCCCGGGCAAATTCTGCTTCTTCTAAAGAAGCAGAACGAATACCCATCTGGATTATCCTGCTGGGGTTTTTTTCATGCACCCGTCTCATCACTGTGGCATGGGAGTATTTCTCCCCCATATAATCGTCTCTAAGATCCATATGGGCATCAAAATGCAGCAGGGTAATATCTTGTGTATTAAGATCATCTCGCTTGTGAAGAGCATCTATAACTCCATAACTGATGCTGTGCTCACCGCCAATGGTTAAGGGGATTAAACCGTCTTCTGACATGGAAGATATCACAGATTCCAGGTGTTGGTAGGTTTTTTCCAGGTTTCCAGGAACAACTTCCAGATTCCCCAGGTCAAAGACATTTGCATCCATGACTTTATCCAGGAATAGGTTGTATTTCTCGAAGTTGTATGAAGATTCTCTCACAAAAAAAGGACCAAAACGCGCCCCTGATTGGTAGGTGGTGGTACTGTCAAAGGGCACACCCAGAATACCGAAACCAGGGTTATCAGTGGAAAGTGCAGTGTTTAAATCCTTAGAAAAAGCAAATTTTAGAGGATTTTCAGTGTAAAGATACATTTATCCAAATCCTCATCAATTTTCAAAAATAAAGATTTATTTTCATGAGTTTTATTTAACTCTCATGAGTTTTTTGTTACCCATGGCCACGATGTAGCCTACTTCAGCCCCTTCAATAAGCTCATCACGCATATCATCGGGTATGGGCACTTCAAAGGTTTCATAGGTCTCCAGATCCATGAGCTGAACATCGCTACCCATCAGAGCCAGTACCTGGGCGGTTCTTTTGTCAATAATGGGGACTTCGATTTTGGCATCTACTGGTTTAACCAGGTTTCTTTTTTGATTATCAAAAATTCCAATGGCATCAACACGGGCCTTCGCTGCCCCGTGTTTTCCAGGGGATGAAGTCTGAATATTCACAATTTTAGATGCTTCACCATCCAATACCACATATTTACCTACTTTAAGCGTTTTAACTTCCACAACCTTAGTTGACATGCTTTTTACCTCCGTATTACATATAAAATCAGATCCCATGGGATCCTTAGATTTTTATAAACTAGAAAAAGAATCTATAACATTAATATTGAATTATAACCTTTTTTCAAATCTTTTTTTTAATAATCTAACAGGGGGTATAAATATATTTATAGATATCTCATTCTGATATAGGAATGCCTATATTTTTTTCCCTATTTAAATTTTTAAGTGAAATAATAAGTGATATGATGAAAGTGTCAATAACCTCTGGAAAATCTGAAGGACCCACACGACTAAATGCCTTTGACAATGCCCTACTGGATGCAGGAATTGGGGATGTGAATCTCATACCAGTTTCCAGCATACTACCCCGGGACACAGAGATAGTGGAACTTCCCCCTATTAAAGAAGGTGAAATGGTAAATTGTGTCTTGGCCTCGGCACATTCAGACCAACCAGGAGATTTGATAACTGCAGCACTGGCAGTTGCAACTTCCAATGACTTCGGATGCGTAGTGGAGCACTCAGGCATTAACCAGGACCCTGAAAAGATTAAACAGGAAGCAGAGGCCATGGTTAAATATATGATGCAGGTGAGGGGGCTTACCACAAGGGAAATCATCATACAATATGAAAGTCATAAAGTAAAAAAAGAGGCAGTGGCAGTGGCAGCACTGGTATATCTAAAATAAGTACAGATTTTTAGGATCTTAAGTTGAATGGGGCACGTATTAATGAAAAAGGATAATTAAATTATTCCCAGGATTGAGCAGAATATATCATAATTTAATGAAATTAAGGGGATAAAGTCTTATTAAAGGCCCAAGGAGATGGTGTGATATGATGGATGATAAAACTCAGGAATTTTGGAATGAAATCTGCCAGGAGCTAATTGAAGAAACTGAAAATGCAATATCACCATTCATAGGGTCTGAAAAAGGGGGAGAAATAGTTAAAATGGGGGCTGATGGAACACCAACCACAAGAATCGATATCATCGCAGAACAAAAGGTTATAGAAATCCTCCAGAGTGTTGGCAAGCCTTTAAAATTGATCAGTGAAGAAATTGGCGAAGTTAATATAGGCAAAGGCCAACCAGAGGTGGTGGTGGTGGTTGATCCACTTGATGGGACCAGCAATGCACTTAAGAATATACCTGCCTATGGGATATCAGTGGCAGTGGCACCAGTCCCCCCTGAACACAATGGCAGACTAACCATTCAGGATATACAAATGGGATTTGTAAAAAACTACGCCACAAATGATCTCTACACAGCATTTAAGGGTAAAGGTGCTTCAATTAATGGGAAAAATCTAACACCATCTTCTAAACAAGATTTATCCCACGTATCTTTGGGGGCTTATGTTTACAGAATGAACATGGGGAGAATAGAAAATCTTTGTAAAAGTGTTAGGAGAATGAGAATTCTGGGAGCAGTGGCCATAGAAATAGCTTATGTTGCTGATGGGACTTACGACGCCTTTGTTGATGTCAGGAACAACTTAAGATTGGTGGATGTGGCCGCAGCCAAGCTGATCCTGGAAGAAAGTGGAGGGGTGGTTACGGATCGTTTCGGCCAGGCCTTGAGTGGAGAATTAGATGTCCTGGAGAAAACTTCCCTGATCGCCACTTGTAACCAGGTTATTCATGGTGAAATAATGAGTATAGTGGAGGGGATCTAATGAAGATGGGACTGGTGGCCCGTAGCGATGTTAAAGAGGCCGTAGAATTAGCAGGTCAACTGGCTGATTTTTTGATAAAAAGAGGAGTTAACATTGTTCTGGATACACCTCTAGCCCAAGAACTGGGCAGATATCAGGATAAACAGTGTGCACTGGAGGATATGCAGGTGGATATGATGGTGGCTGTAGGGGGAGATGGCACCATACTCCGCACCCAGAGTTACATCAGCGGAAAAAAAATCCCCCTCATAGGGATTAACATGGGAACAGTGGGCTTCTTAACTGAGATAGATCCTGAAAATGCTTTCAATGCCTTAGAAGAGGTTCTTGCCGGGAATTATTCAGTGGAAAGGAGAAATCAGCTCTTAGTATGGCACAATCACGAGTTACCCCCCGCCCTAAATGAAGTGGTTCTCATGACCCGTAAGCCAGCTAAAATGCTCCACATTCAGGTAAGTGTTGATGATGAGATTGTGGAGGAGCTACGTGCCGATGGTCTGATCATTGCCACCCCCAGTGGTTCCACAGCCTATTCCATGTCTGCAGGGGGACCTATCATTGACCCCCGGGTGAAAGCGTTTATAATAGTCCCTATATGCCCCTTTAAACTAGGATCCAGACCCACAGTAGTTTCAGATGAAAGCATAATAAAGGTCAAACTATTAAGAGAAGGTAAAAAGGCCATTGCAGTGATTGATGGTCAGTTTGAAGAGGAAATAAACTACATGGACGAGATCACCTTCCGCAAATCAGAAAACTGCGCCTACTTTGTGCGTTTAACCAAAGATTTCTATCGTAAAGTAAGAGAAAAATTAACTCAGGGTGGAATAAACCAATGAAAGTTCTGATGGTTGATACCACCCATGGGGGAGCCGTACTGGCCAGTGAATTCTCCAAAAAGCAAGGCTTTGAAGTTTTCGCCTGGGATATATACCATACCCTATCCTCTGAAGAGAAGGCAGCACTGGAAGATCAGAATGTTCAGCTGGTTGATGCTTCATTTTTAGATAAATATTCACAAGAAGAATTCAAAAATCCCCCAGAAACTAACACATTTGGCACTGGAAAAGGTGATGAGTCATTCTCTTTTGAAAGTGGCGGATCCACTATCTTTGATGGGGGAAAATCAGGATTTGAAGCGAATCCCTTAAGAACAGCTAAAAATGATGAATTATTGGTGGTTGCTCCGGTGCACTGTAACATACCCTACCCTGTGCACATGACACACCATGAGGCAGTCAGATACCTTTTGAAGGACAGAATCAGGGTGCCAGTAATAGAAGTCACTGGTGTGAAGGGAAAAACCAGTGCAGTAGCCATACTCAAGGAAATATACCGGGATGAAAATCCCCTTATATTAAGCAGTCTTGGTGTTGAAATAGTAAAGGATGGAAGGGTGATTAATCTTCTGAAAGACATCAGTATAACTCCAGCCAGCATCATAACTGCCTGGAAACTGGCAGAAGAATTTTCACAGAAAGAAAATTTCAGGGTGGGTTTATGCATATTTGAAAGTTCCCTAGGAGGAACTGGCCTGGCTGAGGTGGGAGTTATCACCAACATTGCCGAGGATTACTCCATAGCCCAGAAAAAAAGCTGTGCCAGTAAAGCCAAAGCACAGATGTTTGAAAGTAAACTAGTTGTCTGTGACCATGATTCCTACCAGAACATTTATTCCCAAAGTTCTAATTCCCCTACTCTAGATCAGAAGACGAATACCTACTCCCTACAGGAAGGATCCAATTTAACAGTATCTCATGTAAATTATGGTCTTTTTAAAACCTCATTTCTGGTCAATGCCTGTGATTTGAAAACAAGAGATGGAAAGTGTATAAACACTTCTTTTGAGTGTTCCACTTTCGCCCCTGCTGATTATCACTTGGAAAATGTTCTATCTGCAATTTGTTCCTCATTATCTATGGGAACTCATCCAGAAACCATAATCCGGGGGTTAGAACGTTTCAAAGGTTTGCCAGGGAGAACCAGTATCAACAATCATTATTTTGCTGCTCACGGGGGTGTGCGGGTTTTTGAAGAAATAAATCCTGGAATAAATGTCACTGCGGTTCGAAAGGCAGTTAACATGATCCAGGAATATGAAAAACCAGCCCTAGTACTGGGGGGAAGCTACGGAGTTACATGCGAGGAAATTGATGAAAGATCACTTTCCAAATACCTGGAACAGGTCAGTAAGGAGATCACTGTAATCCTAACTGGAGAATTAGGCAGGAGCATAAATGATAAAATGAATTCTAAACTGATTTATCACAGTCAAATAGACCAGGCAGTTAATAAAGCTCGTGACAAAGGCGCTTTAAATATTTTACTCATTTTCCGTTCTAATTATGCTGATTTAAGGAGAAGATAGCCTTTAAAGGAGTATTTCTATTTTATCCGCCATGTTAGTGAGGATTGGTGGGGAATTTTATCTATGGCAACATTTATTAAAGATCATACAGTATCAATCTACTAAGGATTCTTAATCTTTAGTTAGCTATGGTAGGCACCATGCTTATTATCTAATGATGAACTTTTATGACTTAAATTCAGTGATTCGCCACATTCGGAGATGATGCATTGCAGGTAGGTACACGGGGCAGCAGTCTGGCCATGGTTCAAACCAAGTATGTTATAAATTCTTTATCAAAAATAACAGATGATGAAATAGGGATAAAAATAATAAAAACTACAGGGGATAAAATAAAAGATTCTCAACTTTATAATATGGATGTTAAAGGAATTTTCACCAAAGAACTGGACAAAGCAGTACTTGAAGAGAATGTGGATTTTGCGGTACACAGTTTAAAGGATCTTCCCAGTGAACTGGCTGATGATCTGGAAATCATAGCTGTACCCCCAAGAGAATCCCCCCATGAAGTGCTGGTATCACCCTACACTTGGGATAAACTCCCCGAAGGATCCACACTGGGAACCAGCAGTGTCAGGAGAGAAGCCTTTTGCAGGTATCATCAGAAAAATCTGGAAATTCAACCAATAAGGGGTAACATTGACACCAGGATAAAAAAAGTCGTATCCGGGGAATATGATGCCACATTAATGGCTGAAGCAGGTATTAAAAGATTAGGCTTAACCAGTCACATCCAGCAAAGATTTTCAATTGATTACATGACTCCCGCAGCTGGTCAGGGAGCACTGGCCATAGTTGCAAGAGAAGATACTCCTAAAAGAAAGACTTTACATGCCTTAAACCATGATACATCCTACAAAGAAGTGATGGCTGAAAAGAAAGTACTCGAAGAACTGGGAGTGGGTTGTCAGTGGCCTCTTGGAGTCTGTGCAAGAATTAAAGGAGATGAAATGGAGCTTAAAACTATTCTACTAACCCGTGAGGGTGAAATTCTCTCCCAACAAGTTGTAACCGGTTCTGCCAGTGACTATGAAAAAATTGGTCTTGAAGCTGCCAGACGAATGAGGGAGGATTGCTCGTGAATAAGGTAAATGTGGGGGTGATTGGTGTAGGAGCCATGGGCCACAACCATGTCCGGGTCTACACCCGACTCAAAAACGCCAATCTCCTGGCAGTAAGCGACCTTATGAAAGGCACCCTGGCAGAAGTATCCAAGAAATACAACACTGTAGGATTCGTTGACTATGATAACATCCTGAAAATGCCAGAAATCGACGCAGTCAGTGTCTGTGTTCCCACCACCTACCACCACGAAGTGGTGATGAGTGCCATTGAACAGGGAAAACATGTGCTGGTGGAAAAACCCATAGCCTTCACCCTGAAAGAAGCAAAAGACATGGTAAGGGCCGCCAGGAAGCAAGGAGTGAAACTGGCAACTGGTCATGTGGAACGTTTCAACCCCGCAGTTTTGGAGGCTAAAAAGCTCCTCCGAGAAAAGTTAATAGGGGAAGTAGTTTCAGTCTCTGCCAAAAGGGTGGGGCCATTCCCTCCACGAATCAAAGATGTGGGGGTAACCATTGATCTGGCAATCCACGAAGTTGATGTCATGGCCTACCTTATGGACAGCCCTGTTTCCAGGGTTTACGCTCATGTGGGCAGCCGCCTTGAAAAATGTGAATTCGAGGACCATGCCGAGATTATGATGGAATTCTACAATCAGGCCACCGGTATGCTGGAGGTGAACTGGTTAACTCCCTACAAGAAAAGGCAACTGGAAGTCACAGGAACTGATGGAATAATTTCACTGGACTACATAGACCAGAATGTAGAGGTTTATGGTAAAAACGCCCGTAAAGTCAGGGTACCTCACCATGAACCACTAATGGAGGAACTGGACTCATTTTTAAATGCAATAATCCTAGACGAAAAACCAAAAATCACAGGAGAAGACGGGATCCACGCCTTGAAAACAGTTCTTGCCGCCATGAAATCTGCCAGAGAAAAAATACCAGTGAACATTGACATCGATTAAAATAATCTACAAATAAATTATAATACTCCACAAATGATTGCAAATATTCTATTCAACAAATTATTGGAAACACATTCCCTTCTGGGTTGATAAATTTGATTCCATAACTGGTTGGATTCATCATTGATTTCCCACGCTTTAAAGCTAGATTTTTGTAACAGGTTCCATAATAAATATATTTAAATAAAGCCATAACTTTTAATAAATCCATAACATTATTAAAAAAAGAATTAGAAACTGTCATAATTAAATTAGAGACCAACTATGGTTGTTTTTGAGAGATTTGGAGGGGTATAATGGATCAGAAACTAATTGAAAAGGCTCATGAACTTAGAAGCAGAGGTTTTACTACTGGTGAGATAGCTGACGAACTCAATGTTTCCAAAGACACTGCACGGTGGCTTATACTCCAGGCAACAGACAAAACCCAGAAAAAAACAGAGGAAAAAGCACCACTTGATTTTGCCATTAACTGGAAGAGCCTGGGGGGTAGTTCCACCAGAATGTCCTACGTATCCGCAGCCATGGCAGACATGGCATTAGAGCACGGAGATGTGGAAGTGGTGGTGGGAATTACAGTCAGTGGAATACCCTTTGCCACCATGATGGCCCAGTTTTTAGATGCAGACATGGCAGTTTTCCACCCCATTAAACACCGCAAAGGAAAAGATGCTAAGGGAGCTGTAAGCAGCAACTTCGCTTCTGTTGAGGGGAAAAAGGTGGTAATAGTGGATGATGTCATAACCAGCGGAGGCACCATTGGTGAGGCAATAAAGGTTTTCAGAAACCTGAAAGCAGAGCCACTGGCTGCGGTGGTCTTAATCGACAAGAAAGGATTATTAGAAGTGGAAAAGGTTCCAGTGGAGTCTCTGATAAGGGTTAGTCGTTTGGGTTAGTCTAAACTTTAATATACTTTACTTTGAACTTTTAAAATAATTAAAAAAACCTTATAACTGCTAATAATCATCACTGGCACATATTAGTTACACTCGGTACCTTAATATGGCTCCAATACCACCAAAGGCCCGGAGTAGCTGCATCCCTTCCTCGGTCTCGGTGGATATGATCTCCACCTCAGAACCCACCTCTTCAGCCATATCCACAAACTCCTCAATTATATCCTTAGAAGAAGAGGCTTTCATGGTATCTCCACACTTGTCACAGGCTTTATCTTGAGCTTCAACCCCATCTTTAATGGTTGTAACTTCCTCAGCACCACACGAAGTGCACTGGTAAGTGTACCTCTTGGATTTAAGATCTTCAGAGAGCAATAAAACCTCCACTG from Methanobacteriaceae archaeon includes:
- a CDS encoding TIGR00300 family protein, whose protein sequence is MHSREVKLSGHIIDSLTLPKALDLIMDMGGDFQILEFEVGKRKKDTSHARIKVQAENELLLGEILDELAEIGAMVVEIQEVQLVAASKDKTLPNDFYSTTNHPTFIRYQDKWIPVENIEMDCMIVVDPQSGKALIKPIGRIKKGDLVVVGREGIKVMAPQRPRGKKGVFEFMGSGASSEKPLRTLIKSLAKEINEIKDRGGKIALVGGPAIIHTGSGPVLAEMIREGLIDVIFAGNALATHDIESALYGTSLGICLKSGDAVARGHRHHIYAINQINQAGSIQGAVEQGILKEGVMYECVKNNVPFVLAGSIRDDGPLPDVITDVIDAQDEMRKYVQGVDMVLMIATMLHSIATGNMLPSKVKSICVDINPATVTKLSDRGSAQVLGIVTDVGAFLPMLYHEIKKVNGKN
- the speB gene encoding agmatinase, which gives rise to MYLYTENPLKFAFSKDLNTALSTDNPGFGILGVPFDSTTTYQSGARFGPFFVRESSYNFEKYNLFLDKVMDANVFDLGNLEVVPGNLEKTYQHLESVISSMSEDGLIPLTIGGEHSISYGVIDALHKRDDLNTQDITLLHFDAHMDLRDDYMGEKYSHATVMRRVHEKNPSRIIQMGIRSASLEEAEFARENGIDFYSPQEIREDLRQMEKIIHHIDGPIYVTVDMDVLDPAFAPSVGTPAPCGISPQELESLIFQLKGKEVVGFDVVEVSSTSIGDVTSHNAAKVLLDFLFLV
- a CDS encoding translation initiation factor IF-5A, with product MSTKVVEVKTLKVGKYVVLDGEASKIVNIQTSSPGKHGAAKARVDAIGIFDNQKRNLVKPVDAKIEVPIIDKRTAQVLALMGSDVQLMDLETYETFEVPIPDDMRDELIEGAEVGYIVAMGNKKLMRVK
- a CDS encoding arginine decarboxylase, pyruvoyl-dependent, whose product is MKVSITSGKSEGPTRLNAFDNALLDAGIGDVNLIPVSSILPRDTEIVELPPIKEGEMVNCVLASAHSDQPGDLITAALAVATSNDFGCVVEHSGINQDPEKIKQEAEAMVKYMMQVRGLTTREIIIQYESHKVKKEAVAVAALVYLK
- a CDS encoding bifunctional fructose-bisphosphatase/inositol-phosphate phosphatase — translated: MDDKTQEFWNEICQELIEETENAISPFIGSEKGGEIVKMGADGTPTTRIDIIAEQKVIEILQSVGKPLKLISEEIGEVNIGKGQPEVVVVVDPLDGTSNALKNIPAYGISVAVAPVPPEHNGRLTIQDIQMGFVKNYATNDLYTAFKGKGASINGKNLTPSSKQDLSHVSLGAYVYRMNMGRIENLCKSVRRMRILGAVAIEIAYVADGTYDAFVDVRNNLRLVDVAAAKLILEESGGVVTDRFGQALSGELDVLEKTSLIATCNQVIHGEIMSIVEGI
- a CDS encoding NAD(+) kinase, with product MKMGLVARSDVKEAVELAGQLADFLIKRGVNIVLDTPLAQELGRYQDKQCALEDMQVDMMVAVGGDGTILRTQSYISGKKIPLIGINMGTVGFLTEIDPENAFNALEEVLAGNYSVERRNQLLVWHNHELPPALNEVVLMTRKPAKMLHIQVSVDDEIVEELRADGLIIATPSGSTAYSMSAGGPIIDPRVKAFIIVPICPFKLGSRPTVVSDESIIKVKLLREGKKAIAVIDGQFEEEINYMDEITFRKSENCAYFVRLTKDFYRKVREKLTQGGINQ
- the cfbE gene encoding coenzyme F430 synthase, which translates into the protein MKVLMVDTTHGGAVLASEFSKKQGFEVFAWDIYHTLSSEEKAALEDQNVQLVDASFLDKYSQEEFKNPPETNTFGTGKGDESFSFESGGSTIFDGGKSGFEANPLRTAKNDELLVVAPVHCNIPYPVHMTHHEAVRYLLKDRIRVPVIEVTGVKGKTSAVAILKEIYRDENPLILSSLGVEIVKDGRVINLLKDISITPASIITAWKLAEEFSQKENFRVGLCIFESSLGGTGLAEVGVITNIAEDYSIAQKKSCASKAKAQMFESKLVVCDHDSYQNIYSQSSNSPTLDQKTNTYSLQEGSNLTVSHVNYGLFKTSFLVNACDLKTRDGKCINTSFECSTFAPADYHLENVLSAICSSLSMGTHPETIIRGLERFKGLPGRTSINNHYFAAHGGVRVFEEINPGINVTAVRKAVNMIQEYEKPALVLGGSYGVTCEEIDERSLSKYLEQVSKEITVILTGELGRSINDKMNSKLIYHSQIDQAVNKARDKGALNILLIFRSNYADLRRR
- the hemC gene encoding hydroxymethylbilane synthase produces the protein MQVGTRGSSLAMVQTKYVINSLSKITDDEIGIKIIKTTGDKIKDSQLYNMDVKGIFTKELDKAVLEENVDFAVHSLKDLPSELADDLEIIAVPPRESPHEVLVSPYTWDKLPEGSTLGTSSVRREAFCRYHQKNLEIQPIRGNIDTRIKKVVSGEYDATLMAEAGIKRLGLTSHIQQRFSIDYMTPAAGQGALAIVAREDTPKRKTLHALNHDTSYKEVMAEKKVLEELGVGCQWPLGVCARIKGDEMELKTILLTREGEILSQQVVTGSASDYEKIGLEAARRMREDCS
- a CDS encoding Gfo/Idh/MocA family oxidoreductase; this encodes MNKVNVGVIGVGAMGHNHVRVYTRLKNANLLAVSDLMKGTLAEVSKKYNTVGFVDYDNILKMPEIDAVSVCVPTTYHHEVVMSAIEQGKHVLVEKPIAFTLKEAKDMVRAARKQGVKLATGHVERFNPAVLEAKKLLREKLIGEVVSVSAKRVGPFPPRIKDVGVTIDLAIHEVDVMAYLMDSPVSRVYAHVGSRLEKCEFEDHAEIMMEFYNQATGMLEVNWLTPYKKRQLEVTGTDGIISLDYIDQNVEVYGKNARKVRVPHHEPLMEELDSFLNAIILDEKPKITGEDGIHALKTVLAAMKSAREKIPVNIDID
- a CDS encoding orotate phosphoribosyltransferase-like protein yields the protein MDQKLIEKAHELRSRGFTTGEIADELNVSKDTARWLILQATDKTQKKTEEKAPLDFAINWKSLGGSSTRMSYVSAAMADMALEHGDVEVVVGITVSGIPFATMMAQFLDADMAVFHPIKHRKGKDAKGAVSSNFASVEGKKVVIVDDVITSGGTIGEAIKVFRNLKAEPLAAVVLIDKKGLLEVEKVPVESLIRVSRLG